The following coding sequences lie in one Labrus bergylta chromosome 13, fLabBer1.1, whole genome shotgun sequence genomic window:
- the dip2a gene encoding disco-interacting protein 2 homolog A isoform X3: MAERTSSGLLTMMLEPTPAVAMTLPAEVREKLAELELELSEGDITQKGYEKKRGKLLAPYIPQIQGVDPSLQIDNRIQSSSQAVLPGSKHNKSRAANTRDERFRSDLHTEAVQAALAKYKERKMPMPSKRRSVLVQSSVEACTPPDTSSASEDEGSLRRQGRLATSTPYQGHGHPAVEHWFNRVIQGSSTSSSASSTSSHPGGRSVTTTTNTTAHAALNANAAATALADLMAHTQLDNHSAPPDVTGLSERSSLHAERPQVASVRGVSRGHNHHTSVMETADGVPVNSRVSSKIQQLLNTLKRPKRPPLREFFVDDFEELLGVQHPDPNQPKPEGQQMSALEGEPLGVVNKWPPSLPAALQRWGTTQPKSPCLTGLDNSGKPVYTLTYGKLWTRSQKLAYTLLNKLSTRNEPLLMPGDRVALVFPNNDPVMFMVAFYGCLLAELVPVPIEVPLTRKDAGSQQIGFLLGSCGVTLALTTDACQKGLPKAQTGEVATFKGWPRLLWFVTDGKHVVKPPKDWYPPIREASNDIAYIEYKTSKEGSTMGITVSHSAMLDHCHALTQACGYTEAETITNVLDFKREAGLWHGVLTSVMNRMHVISIPYSLMKVNPLSWIQKVHTYKARVAVVKSRDMHWSLLAQRDQRDISLSSLRMLIVADGANPWSISSCDAFLNVFQARGLRPEVICPCASSSEAMTVAIRRPPEMGVPPPGKAVLSMGGLSHSVIRVDTEEKLSVLTVQDVGQVMPGALVCVVRVEGTPYICQTDEVGEICVSSGSTGVAYYGLPGMTKNVFETIPVLSSGLPISDRPFTRTSLLGFVGPDSLVFVVGKMDGLMVVSGRRHNADDVVATALAVEPMKFVYRGRIAVFSVSVLHDERIVVVAEQRPDASEEDSFQWMSRVLQAIDSIHQVGVYCLALVPANTLPKAPLGGIHISETKQRFLEGALHPCNVLMCPHTCVTNLPKPRQKQPEVSPASMIVGNLVAGKRIAQACGRDVAQLEDNEQFLYIQDVLQWRAQATPDHPLFLVLNAKGTVASTASCLQLHKRAERVAAALMGRLNTGDHVALVYPPGIDLIATFYGCLYAGCVPVTVRPPHPQNLATTLPTVKMIVEVSKSVCILTTQAIMKLLKSKEAAAAVDIKSWPMVLDTDDLPRKKSPQMYKPPTPEMLAYLDFSVSTTGILAGVKMSHAATSALCRSIKLQCELYPSRQIAICLDPYCGLGFALWCLCSVYSGHQSILVPPLELESNASLWLGAVSQYKVRVTFCSYSVMEMCTKGLGSQTEALRLRNVNLSCVRTCMVVAEERPRIALTQSFSKIFKDLGLSPRAVSTTFGCRVNVAICLQPNRLGKLAEQGTAGPDPTTVYVDMRALRHDRVRLVERGSPHSLPLMESGKILPGVKVIIANTETKGPLGDSHLGEIWVSSPHNATGYYTVYGEEALHADHFNTKLSFGDTQSVWARTGYLGFLRRTELTDASGERHDALYVVGSLDETLELRGMRYHPIDIETSVIRSHKSIAECAVFTWTNLLVVVVELEGSEQEALDLVALVTNVVLEEHYLIVGVVVVVDPGVIPINSRGEKQRMHLRDGFLADQLDPIYVAYNM; the protein is encoded by the exons GTGTAGATCCTTCTCTGCAAATTGACAACAGGATTCAGTCCTCCTCACAAGCAGTTCTCCCAGGTTCCAAACACAACAAGTCTCGGGCCGCCAACACCCGGGATGAACGCTTCAGATCTG attTGCACACAGAAGCCGTCCAAGCAGCTCTGGCAAAgtacaaagagaggaagatgcCAATGCCCTCCAAGAGACGATCTGTGTTAGTTCAGTCTTCTGTTGAGGCATGCACCCCGCCAG ACACCTCCTCAGCGTCAGAAGACGAGGGCTCGCTGCGCCGGCAGGGACGTCTGGCCACCTCCACGCCCTACCAGGGCCATGGCCACCCGGCCGTTGAGCACTGGTTTAACCGTGTCATCCAGGGTTCGTCCACCTCATCCTCCGCGTCATCCACCTCATCCCACCCGGGAGGGAGATctgtcaccaccaccaccaacaccactgCCCACGCAGCCCTCAACGCCAACGCCGCAGCTACCGCATTGGCGGACCTTATGGCACACACCCAGCTAG ATAACCACTCAGCACCCCCTGATGTGACGGGGCTGTCGGAGCGCTCCTCACTTCATGCTGAGCGGCCCCAGGTAGCCTCAGTGCGAGGCGTTTCCCGTGGCCACAACCACCACACCAGCGTCATGGAGACTGCAGATG GTGTTCCAGTCAACAGCCGCGTCTCCTCCAAAATCCAGCAGCTGCTCAACACTCTCAAGAGACCCAAGCGACCGCCGTTGCGAGAATTCTTCGTCGACGACTTTGAGGAGCTTTTGGGAG TCCAGCATCCAGATCCCAACCAGCCAAAGCCAGAAGGCCAGCAAATGAGTGCCCTAGAAGGAGAGCCTCTCGGGGTGGTAAACAAGTGGCCCCCCTCCTTACCAGCAGCCTTACAACGGTGGGGCACCACTCAGCCCAAGAGCCCATGTCTGACAGGACTGGACAATTCTGGAAAGCCTGTCTACACACTCACCTACG GTAAACTATGGACACGCAGTCAGAAACTGGCCTACACTCTCCTGAACAAGCTGAGCACCAGGAATGAGCCTTTGCTCATGCCTGGAGACAGA GTTGCACTTGTTTTCCCCAACAATGACCCGGTGATGTTCATGGTGGCGTTCTACGGCTGTCTCCTGGCAGAGCTGGTACCTGTGCCTATTGAAGTGCCACTGACACGAAAG GATGCAGGAAGTCAACAGATTGGCTTTCTGTTGGGCAGCTGTGGTGTCACGTTGGCGCTGACCACTGACGCTTGTCAGAAAGGCTTGCCTAAAGCACAAACAGGGGAGGTAGCAACTTTCAAAG GCTGGCCACGGTTGCTGTGGTTTGTGACAGATGGAAAACATGTCGTGAAGCCTCCAAAAGACTGGTATCCTCCAATACGGGAAGCCAGTAATGACATTGCCTACATAGAG TATAAAACCAGCAAGGAAGGAAGCACCATGGGGATCACAGTGTCTCATTCAGCCATGCTGGATCACTGTCATGCTCTCACACAGGCCTGTGGCTACACTGAAG CTGAGACCATAACCAACGTCTTGGACTTCAAAAGAGAAGCAGGTTTATGGCATGGTGTTCTCACT AGCGTTATGAATCGGATGCACGTGATCAGCATTCCTTACTCCCTGATGAAAGTCAACCCCCTGTCTTGGATACAGAAGGTTCACACATACAAAG CGCGGGTTGCTGTGGTGAAGTCGAGGGACATGCATTGGTCCCTGCTGGcccagagagaccagagagacaTCAGCCTGAGCTCCCTGCGCATGCTCATCGTAGCCGACGGAGCAAACCCAT GGTCAATATCCTCCTGCGACGCCTTCCTCAACGTGTTTCAGGCACGTGGGCTGCGACCTGAGGTGATCTGCCCATGTGCCAGCTCCTCAGAAGCCATGACTGTCGCCATCCGCAG GCCTCCAGAAATGGGAGTTCCTCCTCCTGGGAAGGCGGTGCTCTCTATGGGAGGGCTGAGCCACAGTGTGATACGTGTGGACACGGAGGAGAAACTCTCTGTCCTGACAGTGCAGGATGTGGGACAAGTCATGCCTGGAG ctttggtgtgtgtggtgCGGGTGGAGGGGACTCCTTATATCTGTCAGACAGACGAGGTTGGAGAGATCTGTGTGAGTTCAGGTAGCACAGGCGTAGCTTACTACGGCCTCCCGGGTATGACCAAGAATGTCTTTGAG ACTATCCCAGTATTATCCTCTGGACTTCCTATCAGTGACAGACCGTTTACAAGGACTTCACTGCTTGGCTTTGTAGGACCG GACAgccttgtgtttgttgtgggGAAGATGGACGGGCTGATGGTGGTCAGTGGGCGGAGGCACAATGCTGATGACGTGGTTGCCACGGCACTGGCAGTGGAGCCAATGAAGTTTGTGTACAGGGGGAG GATagctgtgttttctgtgtctgtgctgcaTGACGAGAGGATCGTTGTTGTGGCCGAGCAGAGACCGGACGCCTCAGAGGAGGACAGCTTCCAGTGGATGAGCCGCGTCCTTCAG GCTATAGACAGCATCCACCAGGTGGGAGTGTACTGCCTGGCTCTGGTGCCTGCCAACACGCTTCCGAAGGCTCCCCTGGGTGGCATCCATATATCTGAGACCAAACAGCGCTTCTTGGAGGGAGCCTTGCACCCCTGCAATGTCCTCATGTGCCCTCACACCTGTGTCACCAACCTGCCCAAGCCAAGACAGAAACAGCCAG AGGTCAGTCCTGCTTCTATGATAGTGGGAAACCTGGTGGCAGGGAAGAGGATAGCACAGGCCTGTGGGAGAGATGTGGCACAGCTGGAGGACAATGAACAG TTCCTGTATATACAAGATGTGCTGCAATGGAGAGCTCAGGCCACTCCAGATCATCCTCTGTTCCTTGTTCTCAATGCTAAG GGCACGGTGGCGAGCACTGCATCCTGCCTGCAGCTGCACAAGCGTGCGGAACGAGTGGCTGCAGCACTGATGGGACGCCTCAACACTGGAGACCATGTAGCACTTGTCTACCCACCAG GAATTGACCTGATTGCAACCTTCTATGGCTGCCTGTATGCTGGATGCGTGCCTGTCACTGTAAGACCTCCACACCCCCAGAATCTGGCAACCACCCTGCCCACTGTCAAGATGATCGTAGAG GTCAGTAAGTCGGTGTGTATCCTGACCACTCAAGCAATAATGAAGCTGCTTAAGTCCAAAgaggcagctgctgctgtggatATCAAGAGCTGGCCCATGGTGCTGGACACAG ATGATCTACCTAGGAAGAAAAGCCCCCAGATGTACAAGCCCCCGACCCCAGAGATGTTAGCTTACCTGGACTTCAGTGTGTCCACAACAGGCATCTTAGCAGGGGTCAAA ATGTCTCACGCTGCCACCAGTGCCTTGTGTCGCTCCATCAAACTGCAGTGTGAGCTGTACCCATCCAGGCAGATCGCAATCTGTCTGGACCCTTACTGCGGCCTGGGCTTCGCTCTCTGGTGCCTGTGCAG TGTGTACTCGGGCCACCAGTCGATCCTGGTTCCCCCTCTGGAGCTGGAGAGCAATGCATCTCTGTGGCTCGGGGCAGTCAGTCAGTACAAAGTGCGAGTCACCTTCTGCTCATATTCGGTCATGGAGATGTGCACCAAGGGCCTGGGCTCACAGACCGAAGCACTGCGG TTGCGAAATGTGAACCTGTCCTGCGTGCGTACGTGCATGGTGGTAGCCGAGGAGAGGCCCCGCATTGCACTCACTCAGTCTTTCTCAAAGATCTTCAAGGACTTGGGGCTTTCACCACGCGCCGTCAGCACCACCTTCGGCTGCAGGGTGAATGTGGCAATATGTTTGCAG CCCAACAGGTTAGGGAAACTGGCTGAGCAG ggcacAGCTGGACCGGACCCCACCACTGTTTATGTGGACATGAGAGCTCTACGACATGACAG GGTTCGTCTGGTAGAGAGAGGGTCGCCACACAGCTTGCCTCTGATGGAGTCTGGGAAG ATCCTTCCGGGAGTGAAGGTGATCAttgcaaacacagaaactaaAGGACCCTTGGGAGACTCACATCTGGGAGAG ATCTGGGTGAGCAGTCCTCACAATGCCACAGGCTACTACACAGTTTATGGTGAGGAGGCACTGCATGCAGACCACTTCAACACCAAGCTCAGCTTCGGTGACACCCAGAGTGTCTGGGCGAGGACAGGGTACCTGGGCTTCCTGCGGCGCACTGAACTGACTGATGCAAGTGGAG AGCGCCATGATGCCCTCTATGTGGTGGGCTCTCTCGATGAGACTCTGGAGCTGAGGGGGATGAGGTATCATCCTATTGACATCGAAACCTCTGTGATCCGTTCACACAAGAGCATAGCTGAATG TGCGGTGTTCACTTGGACAAACCTCCTTGTGGTGGTCGTGGAACTGGAGGGATCAGAGCAGGAGGCCCTGGACCTGGTTGCCCTAGTGACCAACGTTGTGCTGGAGGAGCACTACCTCATCGTAGgtgtagtggtggtggtggaccCCGGCGTCATCCCCATCAACTCCCGAGGGGAGAAGCAACGTATGCACCTCAGAGATGGATTCCTGGCCGACCAGCTGGACCCCATATATGTGGCTTACAACATGTGA
- the dip2a gene encoding disco-interacting protein 2 homolog A isoform X2, translated as MAERTSSGLLTMMLEPTPAVAMTLPAEVREKLAELELELSEGDITQKGYEKKRGKLLAPYIPQIQGVDPSLQIDNRIQSSSQAVLPGSKHNKSRAANTRDERFRSDLHTEAVQAALAKYKERKMPMPSKRRSVLVQSSVEACTPPDTSSASEDEGSLRRQGRLATSTPYQGHGHPAVEHWFNRVIQGSSTSSSASSTSSHPGGRSVTTTTNTTAHAALNANAAATALADLMAHTQLDNHSAPPDVTGLSERSSLHAERPQVASVRGVSRGHNHHTSVMETADGCEGRGDGSLNLMDGVPVNSRVSSKIQQLLNTLKRPKRPPLREFFVDDFEELLGVQHPDPNQPKPEGQQMSALEGEPLGVVNKWPPSLPAALQRWGTTQPKSPCLTGLDNSGKPVYTLTYGKLWTRSQKLAYTLLNKLSTRNEPLLMPGDRVALVFPNNDPVMFMVAFYGCLLAELVPVPIEVPLTRKDAGSQQIGFLLGSCGVTLALTTDACQKGLPKAQTGEVATFKGWPRLLWFVTDGKHVVKPPKDWYPPIREASNDIAYIEYKTSKEGSTMGITVSHSAMLDHCHALTQACGYTEAETITNVLDFKREAGLWHGVLTSVMNRMHVISIPYSLMKVNPLSWIQKVHTYKARVAVVKSRDMHWSLLAQRDQRDISLSSLRMLIVADGANPWSISSCDAFLNVFQARGLRPEVICPCASSSEAMTVAIRRPPEMGVPPPGKAVLSMGGLSHSVIRVDTEEKLSVLTVQDVGQVMPGALVCVVRVEGTPYICQTDEVGEICVSSGSTGVAYYGLPGMTKNVFETIPVLSSGLPISDRPFTRTSLLGFVGPDSLVFVVGKMDGLMVVSGRRHNADDVVATALAVEPMKFVYRGRIAVFSVSVLHDERIVVVAEQRPDASEEDSFQWMSRVLQAIDSIHQVGVYCLALVPANTLPKAPLGGIHISETKQRFLEGALHPCNVLMCPHTCVTNLPKPRQKQPEVSPASMIVGNLVAGKRIAQACGRDVAQLEDNEQFLYIQDVLQWRAQATPDHPLFLVLNAKGTVASTASCLQLHKRAERVAAALMGRLNTGDHVALVYPPGIDLIATFYGCLYAGCVPVTVRPPHPQNLATTLPTVKMIVEVSKSVCILTTQAIMKLLKSKEAAAAVDIKSWPMVLDTDDLPRKKSPQMYKPPTPEMLAYLDFSVSTTGILAGVKMSHAATSALCRSIKLQCELYPSRQIAICLDPYCGLGFALWCLCSVYSGHQSILVPPLELESNASLWLGAVSQYKVRVTFCSYSVMEMCTKGLGSQTEALRLRNVNLSCVRTCMVVAEERPRIALTQSFSKIFKDLGLSPRAVSTTFGCRVNVAICLQGTAGPDPTTVYVDMRALRHDRVRLVERGSPHSLPLMESGKILPGVKVIIANTETKGPLGDSHLGEIWVSSPHNATGYYTVYGEEALHADHFNTKLSFGDTQSVWARTGYLGFLRRTELTDASGERHDALYVVGSLDETLELRGMRYHPIDIETSVIRSHKSIAECAVFTWTNLLVVVVELEGSEQEALDLVALVTNVVLEEHYLIVGVVVVVDPGVIPINSRGEKQRMHLRDGFLADQLDPIYVAYNM; from the exons GTGTAGATCCTTCTCTGCAAATTGACAACAGGATTCAGTCCTCCTCACAAGCAGTTCTCCCAGGTTCCAAACACAACAAGTCTCGGGCCGCCAACACCCGGGATGAACGCTTCAGATCTG attTGCACACAGAAGCCGTCCAAGCAGCTCTGGCAAAgtacaaagagaggaagatgcCAATGCCCTCCAAGAGACGATCTGTGTTAGTTCAGTCTTCTGTTGAGGCATGCACCCCGCCAG ACACCTCCTCAGCGTCAGAAGACGAGGGCTCGCTGCGCCGGCAGGGACGTCTGGCCACCTCCACGCCCTACCAGGGCCATGGCCACCCGGCCGTTGAGCACTGGTTTAACCGTGTCATCCAGGGTTCGTCCACCTCATCCTCCGCGTCATCCACCTCATCCCACCCGGGAGGGAGATctgtcaccaccaccaccaacaccactgCCCACGCAGCCCTCAACGCCAACGCCGCAGCTACCGCATTGGCGGACCTTATGGCACACACCCAGCTAG ATAACCACTCAGCACCCCCTGATGTGACGGGGCTGTCGGAGCGCTCCTCACTTCATGCTGAGCGGCCCCAGGTAGCCTCAGTGCGAGGCGTTTCCCGTGGCCACAACCACCACACCAGCGTCATGGAGACTGCAGATG GCTGTGAGGGGAGAGGTGATGGATCCCTCAATTTAATGGATG GTGTTCCAGTCAACAGCCGCGTCTCCTCCAAAATCCAGCAGCTGCTCAACACTCTCAAGAGACCCAAGCGACCGCCGTTGCGAGAATTCTTCGTCGACGACTTTGAGGAGCTTTTGGGAG TCCAGCATCCAGATCCCAACCAGCCAAAGCCAGAAGGCCAGCAAATGAGTGCCCTAGAAGGAGAGCCTCTCGGGGTGGTAAACAAGTGGCCCCCCTCCTTACCAGCAGCCTTACAACGGTGGGGCACCACTCAGCCCAAGAGCCCATGTCTGACAGGACTGGACAATTCTGGAAAGCCTGTCTACACACTCACCTACG GTAAACTATGGACACGCAGTCAGAAACTGGCCTACACTCTCCTGAACAAGCTGAGCACCAGGAATGAGCCTTTGCTCATGCCTGGAGACAGA GTTGCACTTGTTTTCCCCAACAATGACCCGGTGATGTTCATGGTGGCGTTCTACGGCTGTCTCCTGGCAGAGCTGGTACCTGTGCCTATTGAAGTGCCACTGACACGAAAG GATGCAGGAAGTCAACAGATTGGCTTTCTGTTGGGCAGCTGTGGTGTCACGTTGGCGCTGACCACTGACGCTTGTCAGAAAGGCTTGCCTAAAGCACAAACAGGGGAGGTAGCAACTTTCAAAG GCTGGCCACGGTTGCTGTGGTTTGTGACAGATGGAAAACATGTCGTGAAGCCTCCAAAAGACTGGTATCCTCCAATACGGGAAGCCAGTAATGACATTGCCTACATAGAG TATAAAACCAGCAAGGAAGGAAGCACCATGGGGATCACAGTGTCTCATTCAGCCATGCTGGATCACTGTCATGCTCTCACACAGGCCTGTGGCTACACTGAAG CTGAGACCATAACCAACGTCTTGGACTTCAAAAGAGAAGCAGGTTTATGGCATGGTGTTCTCACT AGCGTTATGAATCGGATGCACGTGATCAGCATTCCTTACTCCCTGATGAAAGTCAACCCCCTGTCTTGGATACAGAAGGTTCACACATACAAAG CGCGGGTTGCTGTGGTGAAGTCGAGGGACATGCATTGGTCCCTGCTGGcccagagagaccagagagacaTCAGCCTGAGCTCCCTGCGCATGCTCATCGTAGCCGACGGAGCAAACCCAT GGTCAATATCCTCCTGCGACGCCTTCCTCAACGTGTTTCAGGCACGTGGGCTGCGACCTGAGGTGATCTGCCCATGTGCCAGCTCCTCAGAAGCCATGACTGTCGCCATCCGCAG GCCTCCAGAAATGGGAGTTCCTCCTCCTGGGAAGGCGGTGCTCTCTATGGGAGGGCTGAGCCACAGTGTGATACGTGTGGACACGGAGGAGAAACTCTCTGTCCTGACAGTGCAGGATGTGGGACAAGTCATGCCTGGAG ctttggtgtgtgtggtgCGGGTGGAGGGGACTCCTTATATCTGTCAGACAGACGAGGTTGGAGAGATCTGTGTGAGTTCAGGTAGCACAGGCGTAGCTTACTACGGCCTCCCGGGTATGACCAAGAATGTCTTTGAG ACTATCCCAGTATTATCCTCTGGACTTCCTATCAGTGACAGACCGTTTACAAGGACTTCACTGCTTGGCTTTGTAGGACCG GACAgccttgtgtttgttgtgggGAAGATGGACGGGCTGATGGTGGTCAGTGGGCGGAGGCACAATGCTGATGACGTGGTTGCCACGGCACTGGCAGTGGAGCCAATGAAGTTTGTGTACAGGGGGAG GATagctgtgttttctgtgtctgtgctgcaTGACGAGAGGATCGTTGTTGTGGCCGAGCAGAGACCGGACGCCTCAGAGGAGGACAGCTTCCAGTGGATGAGCCGCGTCCTTCAG GCTATAGACAGCATCCACCAGGTGGGAGTGTACTGCCTGGCTCTGGTGCCTGCCAACACGCTTCCGAAGGCTCCCCTGGGTGGCATCCATATATCTGAGACCAAACAGCGCTTCTTGGAGGGAGCCTTGCACCCCTGCAATGTCCTCATGTGCCCTCACACCTGTGTCACCAACCTGCCCAAGCCAAGACAGAAACAGCCAG AGGTCAGTCCTGCTTCTATGATAGTGGGAAACCTGGTGGCAGGGAAGAGGATAGCACAGGCCTGTGGGAGAGATGTGGCACAGCTGGAGGACAATGAACAG TTCCTGTATATACAAGATGTGCTGCAATGGAGAGCTCAGGCCACTCCAGATCATCCTCTGTTCCTTGTTCTCAATGCTAAG GGCACGGTGGCGAGCACTGCATCCTGCCTGCAGCTGCACAAGCGTGCGGAACGAGTGGCTGCAGCACTGATGGGACGCCTCAACACTGGAGACCATGTAGCACTTGTCTACCCACCAG GAATTGACCTGATTGCAACCTTCTATGGCTGCCTGTATGCTGGATGCGTGCCTGTCACTGTAAGACCTCCACACCCCCAGAATCTGGCAACCACCCTGCCCACTGTCAAGATGATCGTAGAG GTCAGTAAGTCGGTGTGTATCCTGACCACTCAAGCAATAATGAAGCTGCTTAAGTCCAAAgaggcagctgctgctgtggatATCAAGAGCTGGCCCATGGTGCTGGACACAG ATGATCTACCTAGGAAGAAAAGCCCCCAGATGTACAAGCCCCCGACCCCAGAGATGTTAGCTTACCTGGACTTCAGTGTGTCCACAACAGGCATCTTAGCAGGGGTCAAA ATGTCTCACGCTGCCACCAGTGCCTTGTGTCGCTCCATCAAACTGCAGTGTGAGCTGTACCCATCCAGGCAGATCGCAATCTGTCTGGACCCTTACTGCGGCCTGGGCTTCGCTCTCTGGTGCCTGTGCAG TGTGTACTCGGGCCACCAGTCGATCCTGGTTCCCCCTCTGGAGCTGGAGAGCAATGCATCTCTGTGGCTCGGGGCAGTCAGTCAGTACAAAGTGCGAGTCACCTTCTGCTCATATTCGGTCATGGAGATGTGCACCAAGGGCCTGGGCTCACAGACCGAAGCACTGCGG TTGCGAAATGTGAACCTGTCCTGCGTGCGTACGTGCATGGTGGTAGCCGAGGAGAGGCCCCGCATTGCACTCACTCAGTCTTTCTCAAAGATCTTCAAGGACTTGGGGCTTTCACCACGCGCCGTCAGCACCACCTTCGGCTGCAGGGTGAATGTGGCAATATGTTTGCAG ggcacAGCTGGACCGGACCCCACCACTGTTTATGTGGACATGAGAGCTCTACGACATGACAG GGTTCGTCTGGTAGAGAGAGGGTCGCCACACAGCTTGCCTCTGATGGAGTCTGGGAAG ATCCTTCCGGGAGTGAAGGTGATCAttgcaaacacagaaactaaAGGACCCTTGGGAGACTCACATCTGGGAGAG ATCTGGGTGAGCAGTCCTCACAATGCCACAGGCTACTACACAGTTTATGGTGAGGAGGCACTGCATGCAGACCACTTCAACACCAAGCTCAGCTTCGGTGACACCCAGAGTGTCTGGGCGAGGACAGGGTACCTGGGCTTCCTGCGGCGCACTGAACTGACTGATGCAAGTGGAG AGCGCCATGATGCCCTCTATGTGGTGGGCTCTCTCGATGAGACTCTGGAGCTGAGGGGGATGAGGTATCATCCTATTGACATCGAAACCTCTGTGATCCGTTCACACAAGAGCATAGCTGAATG TGCGGTGTTCACTTGGACAAACCTCCTTGTGGTGGTCGTGGAACTGGAGGGATCAGAGCAGGAGGCCCTGGACCTGGTTGCCCTAGTGACCAACGTTGTGCTGGAGGAGCACTACCTCATCGTAGgtgtagtggtggtggtggaccCCGGCGTCATCCCCATCAACTCCCGAGGGGAGAAGCAACGTATGCACCTCAGAGATGGATTCCTGGCCGACCAGCTGGACCCCATATATGTGGCTTACAACATGTGA